The region TCCACTGCCTCCGCACTCGGTGTAGGTATGGGAGCCTCGAACTCCATTTCAACTCAGGAGTTGGCACAGAAGTCCCTGGATAAGCTGAACAATGCTATTATCTCCAAGGATAAGATTCGTGCTAACCTTGGTGCTCTCCAGAACAGACTGGAAAACACCATTACCAACCTGTCCATCCAGGCTGAAAACGTACAGGCTGCGGAATCCCGTATTTCTGACGTTGACGTCGCGACTGAAATGACTGAGTTCACCCGTAACCAGATCCTGACCCAGTCCGCAGTGGCTATGCTCTCGCAGGCCAACAGCATGCCCAGAATGGCAATGCAGCTCATCGGTTAATTTAACTGAAGCGGCATAAAGCATTCTGACCAAGTCAGATCAACTACAAAGCCGGGTCCGGTTAATCCGGCCCGGCTTCAAGTTTATGTAAACGAATTTGAAATACAGCAATCAGCGGAACTAAGCCTACTCCCACATCTGGCATCTAGATTGCATAAAAAGGAGTAAAAGTAGAATCAGGGAAAAATGTTCCCGGAGTAAATTATGTCTGATTACACCTCAGGAAATATCAACTTTACCGGACTCGGTTCCGGGACCGACTTCCAGACACTTATCGATGGACTCATTGATCTTGAACGCGTTCATATCAAGAGACTCGAAAGCTGGAAAAGTACGTGGGATGGTAAAGTTGAAAAATTTCAGGAACTGAATACCGCACTTCTCGGTCTGCAGACTACTCTGAAGTCCATGGATACTCTTGATGAATTCATGACCAAGGCCGTTTCAACCACCAGCTCTGATACAGTAACAGCAACAGCCTCCAGTGATGCTCAAATAACCAGTCACTCCATAGAAGTTAAGCAGTTAGCTAAGAATGATATTCTCGTGGGAGCCGGCGGTGTATCCGACCCCAGCGATGTTTACTTTTCAGCTGCCGGTTCTTTTACTTTTACTTACGCGGGCGAGACCATCACTTTAAGCAATATCCCGGCAGGAACCACCCTGCAGGGTTTTGTGACTATGATTAACAACCATGCTGACACTCGCGATAAAATCAGAGCAACCACTCTTAATGACGGCTACTATAACCGCTTACAAATATACGGACTGGACCTTGGGGCGGACAACAAGATTATAATACAGAGTAATGGGACTCCTGGGTCAATTTTTTCAGGCAGCACTTATTACGCTTCACAAGATGCCCAGAATGCATGGCTGAAAGTAGATGGATTTCCATATGTTCCAGATGCGTGGATGGAGCGTGACACAAATACAATCGACGACCTTATTCCCGGTGTAACTTTAAACCTTAAAAAAACAACTCCCACCGATTCTCCCGTCAATATTGGTATAACGACTGATAAAGAAGGGATGGCCGAGAACGTTAAAAATTTTGTCGATCAGACCAATGAGATACGGCAAATGATTAAAGACCTGACCTCTGTAACGACGACTTCTGATTCTGCCTCAGGTGCTGTCCTGACTGGTAACTACGGTGTCGAACTTTTAGTCGGCCAAAGATTGAAGAATATCGTTGCCAGCAAGGCTATCGGTTTTTCATGGTTTTATGAAGATAGTGCTACCGGACACACCTCCGGTGACAGGTACTCCTCTCTCTCTCAGCTTGGTATAAAAACCAATGCAGATAGCGGAGGAGCCAAGATGGGGCTTCTTGAACTTGATACTGAAGAGCTGACAAAGGCTCTGGACGACGATCCCATGGCTGTCGCCAAACTGTTTGCCGCTAACTATCTGGGAGAATCTGAATCTGCGAATCTGACGTATTTATCGCATATTAAAGGAATAACTGAGGCTGGGGAATATAATGTCCAGTACGAAGTTTCGGGTGGACAACTAATTTCGGCATCTATTAACGGGCAGGAAGCATTCGTAGACCCTGCAACATGGCAGATTACCGGAAAGAGCGGCACAGCTGCCTCAGGTCTGGCGTTACGTGTTGAGAATAGGGCTGACGGAGTATACGGTAACTCCGACGAAAACGCTGCTGATGCAATGACGGCTACCCTGAAGCTTGGTAAGATTGGGGAAACGGTTAATGCTCTCGGCGATATAACCAGCGAACAAGGCCCTCTCGAGATTCTTCAGGATAACTACAAAACCATCATGGATAATATCGATAAAAAAATCGAATATGAAGAAGATCGAATCGCAACCAAGAAGCAGATGCTGACCGAAAAATACGCCCGACTTGATGCGCTGTTAGGAAACTACTCAGGTATCCAGTCCCAGCTGGCATCCAGCATTAACGGGCTGATGTCTAAATAATATAAGCTAAAAAAATAAAAATTTAAAAATCCTCTAAGGTTTTTCAAAAAGATAACCGATTAATAAATCAGGAGGAGCAAATATATGCAAAAAGCAGCTCAAGCTTATCTTTCAACTCAGATCCATACCACTTCCAAGGGAGAACTTCTCCTAATGCTTTATGATGCCGCAATCAACTTTATGAAGCAGGCGAAAGTGAAGATCGACGAAAAGGATTATGCCGCCAAGGGAATTCTTATCTCCAAAGCTATTGAAGTCATCTCAGAACTGGCTTCCAGCCTGAATAAGGAAAAAGGCGGAGAGCTTGCCGAAAATCTCAGCAAACTCTATATCTTTTGTAACACAAGACTCCTGCAGGCCAACTTGAAGATGGATACCGAAAAGCTTGATGAAGTAATCAAGATTATCGACGGAATTGCTTCTGCCTACCGGGAAATCATCCCCACAGAAGAAGCACAAGCAGCAGTACCTCTTCAAACAGCAGCAACTGCGAACAGCGGAACCACCAATGTAAACCGCAGTTTTGCAAACGATGCAGGCTACACAATGCCAACGCCCCAAAACATGCCCGCTCCCAATGCCTTGCGCCTGAAAAAAGCCGCAAACGCATATGGAGGAGGAGCATAGTAGAGCACACGGATTTGCTCCCGAGTGACATAATAGACATAAACGGCCCCCGCCTATCGGCGGGGGCCGTTTTTAATGATCCATACAAATACAAACAGAACTATATTCTTTACTTAGCCCGACCTATCTGTCATTTATTTTAATCATGGATAATAACAGAATCAGGGTGCTTCAGGTCTCCCCTTCTCTAGGGCTGGGAGGCACTGAAAAGGTGATGCAGTCCTTTGCCGTCAATCTGGATAGGCAGAAATTCGACACAGCCGTCTTTTCTACATCAGAAGGACCAAGGGGAAAACTTCTTCGCATGCAGGGAGTTAATACTTTCATAGGGCCGGATATCTTTTCGGTACTGACGAAATTCCAACCCCATGTGGTCCATATCCATCGCGCCGGTTGGGCTGATCCGGGAGCTCTGCGGCCCTTTAAGCTAGCCAGGACTCCAGTACTCGTAGAAACAAATGTATTCGGTCACCACGACCCCAGTCCGGAAGCCGCGCTTATTGACCGCCACCTGTTTGTCTCACATTTCTGCGCAGAACGCTTCACCAAAATTAATTCCATCCCGGCAGAAAAGCCCAAATACTCAGTTCTTTACAACCCAGTAGATACGGATTTTTTTCTTGCTCACTGCCCTGCTGACCGCAAATTCCCAAAGAATTGCTTTGGCAGAATTTCTCGGGCGGATAAAGGTAAATGGTCCAATCTGGCTCTGGACTTTCTGCCTGCCCTGAAAAAACAGGTTGAGAAAAAAGAACTGCCCCCCTTTTCATACAATATTATTGGAGGGATTCCAGAGGCGGAAGACTTTGTTGTTCAAAACAAACTGGAAAAATTTGTAAATTTCCTGCCGCCCATACTTACAGACGCTGAAATTGCCTGTTTTTTGAATTCCATATCCTTTCTCGCCCATGCCAATGATACAGGTGAATCCTTCGGTCTGGTCATTGCAGAAGCCATGGCTGCCGGACTTCCAGTAATAACCCATCCCAGCAGAGGATTGCGGGATAATGCCCAGATGGAACTTGTCGATCACGGAAAAACCGGCATTGTCGCCGCAAACGCTGACGAATACGCACAGGCGGTAAACTTTCTGCTGACCAATCCGCAGGAAGCACGCAAAATGGGTGAAAAAGGACGTGCCAAAGCCGCTAAATTATTCAGGGCACAGGATATCGCCGCAAAATTGGGCGAAATTTATCTGGAACTGCTCAAGACAAAAAACATAATCTAAGCCATGAACCATATATTCAACACATACTCAAAAGAAATTCTGGCTTACCATCTTTCAGGACAAAAGCCGGCGGAACAGGCCGCCACGATCGTTAATCCTGCCGAAACAGCTGAAAAACACCTGCGTTTTGCACAAAAACGAGGAGCCGAAGCCATTATCCTGTTCGGGATCGGAGACGGTATTCTTGCCCAAGCCATTGCAGAGAAAAAATCCGCGGATCTGGAATTACTGGCCTGTGATCTGCATCCGGAACAGATACGGAAACTCCTTCAAGCTGGACATGATAAATTTTCAAATAATCCAGGATGCGTCCTGCTGACGGATTCTTCCATATGGGCCCTTCTGCTCCTGCTGATACAGGCCGGTTATTCCCCTGCAAAAAGCCACCTGATTCTTAATCCCGGTCTGCAAGGCGAAAGCATGAACAGCCACAGGAACCTGCAAAAATTATTTTCCGGAACAAAACATATTCAACAACCGGAAACACCAGCTCCCTGCACAATCTCTGCTGGAGCCATTCTCAGTCCGGATGAGCCTGAACTTGAAAATTTCATAAAAAATATCCCCGGCTGGATTAATGAAATTGTCCTGATATGGGACTGCGGAAAGAACGATCCATTTCCTGAACTTGAGAAGTATCACGATTCAAAAATCATTAACGTCAGACATCCCCTTAACTCGGATTTTTCAGCACAACGCAACTGTATGCTTAAAAACTGCTCCGGTGACTGGATAATTTATCTTGATGCCGACGAAAGACTGGAGGATGAAGGATGGGAACAAATCAGAAGGATTCCTTCATTTCAGGGATGTGACAACTGGTATTTACCTCGGATGACTTTTTACCCGGACCTGAAACACTGCCGCGTAGGTTATGGACTATGGCCGGACCTGCAACTCAGGTTTTTCAAAAACACGGGCAATCTGAAATTTATAAACAAAATTCATGAAAGGCTGACAGGCATGCAGAGTTCTTCAGGCATTCTCCAGGGCTGTCCGATTCAACACCTGACCCATATCTTAAAAAGCAGGGAAATAATCGAATCCAAACTTGAAAACTTCAACAGCAGCACCGGGGGAAGATTCAAACATAGGTTGGGCAATGATTTTCCCCATATTCCTAAAGAACTGCTCAATCCCCGAAAAGACTGTAACATCGGGCCCATACAGCTTCCTGACATTAATCTGGCATAATGTTCATGCACAATTGGCATTGCCTAACAGTATAAAATTTATTAGGTCTGTCCAAAATATTCAGACAAACAGCTTCAAGGATTTAATATGATAGTTACTTGTCCCGAGTGTAATTTCAGTAGTGAGATTCCGGAAGATAAAATCCCGGCCTCTGCTCAGCTTGCAACCTGCCCTAAATGTCAGGCTAAGTTTAAGTTCAGAGATTTTGAACAGGACCCTTCCCATGTTCAGGAGACTGCCCCGCAAGAGTTCAGCAATCCTGAAGAGGAAGAATACGGTGACGCTGCTGCCTATGTGCGACAGCACGCTCAGGAAGAGCACGTCTCCGCAGAACAAAACCATGAACAGCCGATGCCTTATGATGAGCAATTCGGCGCACAGGATGACGTTCAGGAAAACTTCGCGAATGAAGAGACCATTCAGGAAGAAAAATCGGATATCTGGCAACGCCTTGATTCCATGAAACCTGAAAAAGATATTCGTGATGAAGATCAGGAATTACTTTCTGACAAGTCCGAAGAAGTTAATGAAGTCCCCTTTGAAAATCTGGAAAAATACGGTTTTTTCCCCGGTTTTTTCCTGACTATCAAAAAGGTGATTCTTTCTCCTGCCGCGTTTTTCAAGGATATGCCGCTGAAGGGCTTCTTAATGCCCCTGTTTTTCTTTATCCTGCTGGCTGAATTTCAGGAGATCTGCAATTTTGTATGGACCATGGCAGGCGTAGATACTCCCACTGGTGCCGAGGTCGGCAGAATCATGAATGATTCCATGATTGCCAGTTCCCTGCAGGACGGCACAGGACCAGCACTCTTTTCCTTGCTGTTCTACCCGTTAATGCTGGCCGGAATCAGTTTTCCGCTGATAGGCATAACCCATATCCTGCTGATGATCTTCGGGGCAGGAGACCGTGGTTTTCAGGCAACCTTCAGGGCTACGGCCTATTCTTATGCACCAATCATCCTTTGCATTATTCCTGTTGTGGGTGATATGATCGGTGCGCTGGTGAGTGTTACCTTGTCTATTATTGCTTATAAAAACATCCACAATACCACCTACATGAGAGTTGTGCTTTCAATGGTAATGCCTGCTGTGTTACTATTGGTCATTCTGGGCTTTTACATGCAGTTCAATCAGCCCACAATCTAGTCGGCCGAGGATATTTATGTTTGGATGGATTAAAAATAAAGTCGCCAATGCCAAGGAACGTATCCGCATTGCCAAAGAAATAAATCCTAAAAATTTCCGGGTGATGGCCAGTGAAATTTCTGAACTGGCAAATGCCTGCTCGCAGGTCTGCTCTCCGGAAAGTGAACTGTTGCAAAGAGTCGAAAAGATCAAAGGCGAAATGGAACAGCTTACCGAGTTGACCCATCAGCCTGAATTCAAAAAACTCTCGGTGCAACGCAAAATGGAATTACGGCAAAGCCTGATTCAATCACGCGAACAGATACTCGAATCAATGCAGGCGACACCATCCCCCACCAAACTGATACAATAGTTAGTAGTAATAAGGGCGGTTCTTTCAAACGAAAGACCGCCTTTTTTCTTTATATGCCACATCACGGCATAAATATTGCTGTCTTATCATTACCTGCAGTATGGTCAATTTTCAGACACGATCAATAAAAATAAACCTTACGGTTAGCGACATGAAAAAATTTCTGGTTATATTAGTCCTTATACTTTCGTCCTGTACTCACTTTGATACGCAAATAGCCACCCAATCCACCTATTATCAGGATGCAGAGGTACGGCTTTCACAGCTCATGGTCTATTCAAGGCCGGAAAAACCGCACTACGGTCCTCTTTCGGCACTATTTTATCCATTTCACGTAACCCAGACCATGTTTAAAGGAAGTGACTGGGGCCATAGAGTCAGTAAAGGAATCTGGCAGAACTGGACAAGTCTGCAAATCTTCCCATCCATGGTTTATGACGAGAACCTGACTTACCGGGGACTGAGTGAAGCTCTTTTTACCGCCCGTTCACGCGGATACGACCTTTTAGTGATAGGATTCGTTCCATATCTCTACCTCGGTCACACTATGGATGATTCGGCCCTGACCGTGCAGGTGAAAATCTATGAAACAAAGCGCGGACAGATGGTCTGCTCCTTCGAACAAAGCGGGCGCATTGAAAAAAAGATGGACGACGATTTCATCATCATAAAGCGTGAACACCGTATGCCTGACTCCGCCTTTTATACAATCATTCAGGCTATTGCACAGGACATGGCTGTTCCGCTCACATCATGGGCACGGTACGAGAAAAATAATAAAGGTATGATCGCCGGGTTGATGCCCAATATGGTCGAGATGCAAGCCCCTCCAGCCTCCGCAAGGAATGCGCAAGAGTCTTACAACCAGACCCCAACAGCGGCATCCGGCACTGCACCGGCAAACGCCAAGCAGGCTGAAAGCAAGGCTTCATCCCCCAAAGCTCCAACACATGAAAAGACTCCGGGAAAAGCCCAAAAGCCCCGTTCAATAAACCTTGCTGTACAATTTGATGTGGATTCAGCACAGATTAAACCTGAATCATATCCGCTACTAAACGAACTGGGCAAGGCACTCATCAGTGACGCACTAAAAGATAAAAGGGTTATTATCGGCGGGCATACCGATTCCGACGCATCGCCTGAATACAACCTGAAACTGAGTAAAGAGCGGGCTGAAGCTGTAAAAAAATACCTGACCGCTAAATTCCCAATCGCTCAGCAGCGTATCGGCACAACCGGCTTTGGTGAATCCAATCCGCTGGTGCCTAATACCAACAAATATAATAAATTACTCAACAGACGCGTGCAGGTATCAATAGCTCCTTAAATTTCAATAACTACAAGATCTTGGCAAAGGAAAATCATTCTAATATTTTCCTTTGCCAAGATTATTTTTCTACAAATTTAGTACTTTTTTCCAGCCCCAACTATTTATACACCTATCTTGTAAACCCACGTCCCGACAGATAATACACACTCATTAAGTAGGTCTTTAATTTTTAAGCACGCTTAACTGATAACAGGGTTCAATTATTTCATCTTAATTTTCAAATATTTAACTTATAGAATACAAGCTCATATTTTGCTCTTTTCCCCTGTCTACATTTGTGTTACTCCAAAACTCGCTCTCTCGTTACGCATAACCGATAGATTTTCCTGTTGACTAGCTTTAAATAGTAACTAATATTATTTTGTCTCAGGAAAGACATCGTCAAAACTGATAGCCTGGTGCGTTTTACGCTGCTAGGGAGGATTTTTATAAATGATTGGTATTTCTAAACTATACTGTGGCGCGGTTGAATCTTCCGATGCCCTGCGCTACGGACGTGAATCCGGCAAGCTGCCGTCTCATCTTCTGCAGTTTTCCAAAGATAAAAAGCCCGTTGTCGTCTGGAATATGACCAGACGCTGCAACCTGAAATGCGTTCACTGTTACGCACAGGCTGTAGATCCTGACGGTCAGGATGAGATCAGCACTTCCAAAGCCAAAGAGATTATTGATGATCTCGCAGCATTTGGCGCACCGGTAATGCTTTTCTCCGGCGGAGAGCCTTTGGTTCGTAAAGACCTCGTTGAGCTGGCAAGCTATGCCACCGGCAAGGGAATGCGTGCCGTTATCTCCACTAACGGAACCCTGATCACCAAAGAAAAAGCCCGTGAACTGAAAGACGTAGGACTTTCCTACGTAGGTATTTCACTCGACGGAACCGAAGAAACCCATGACAAATTCCGTGGTGTTCCCGGTTCCTACAAAAAAGCACTTGAAGGTGTTGAGAACTGTAAGGCTGAAGGCCTTAAAGTCGGTCTTCGCTTCACCATTAACAAGCGTAACTGGACTGAAGTTCCTTCTGTCTTCAAAGTTCTGCGCGACCTTGAAGTTCCCAGAGCCTGCTTTTACCATCTGGTATACTCCGGCCGTGGTTCCGAACTCATCAAAGAAGATCTGAGCCACGCTGAAACCCGTCAGTTGCTTGACCTCATCATGGATGAGACCAAAGCTCTTTATGACGCAGGCATGCCCAAAGAGATCCTCACTGTTGATAACCACGCAGACGGTGTTTATGTTTATGAACGCCTGCTCAGGGAAGACCCTGAACGCGCCAAGGAAGTACTTGAACTGCTCCAGTTCAACGAAGGCAACAACTCCGGTCGCGGTATCGGTTGTATTTCCTGGGACGGTCAGGTTCACGCGGATCAGTTCTGGCGCAACCACACCTTCGGCAACGTTCTGGAACGTCCCTTCTCCGAAATCTGGATGGATGAAAACATCGAACTGCTGCACAAGCTTAAAGATAAAAAAGCTCACGTGGGCGGACGCTGCGCAGAATGTCGCTACCTGAACATCTGCGGCGGTAACTTCCGTGCGCGCGCCGAAGCATATTACGACGACATCTGGGCTCAGGACCCGGCTTGTTACCTCACAGACGAGGAAATCAAGAAGGACTAGACCCGCTGTTTTGAAAAAAGTTTCAAGACGGTCGTCCTGTCGACGATAGAGATTACTGAATCCCGGCGGGCCAACACGGTCTGCCGGGATTTATTATTTGAAAAAAATTTATCCAAGCTACACGGCGAAGCCCTACTAAAAAAGTTTGGGATTCTTAAACCCTTTTCAAAGGATTTATGCCGCCGGAGGCAAAAAGGAAGATCTGACATGGTATTTGACTTCCATCGGGGACGCAGACTCAGACGTACTCCCGTTATTCGTGATCTGGTGCGTGAAACCACCCTTTCCGCAAACGATCTTATGATGCCCTACTTCGTCTACGAAACAGACGATGATAATTATAAAAAAGAAATTTCATCCATGCCCGGCCAGTTTCAGCTCAGCCTGAAACAACTGGAACTTAAAGTGGAAGAAGCTATTGCAAACGGACTGAAGAGCCTGATTCTATTCGGCATCCCCGCTGAAAAGGACCCTGTCGGAACTCAAGCCTATGCGGACGAAGGCATTGTTCAGCAGGCTATACGTATGCTGAAAAAACGCTGGCCCGAACTGCTGGTATGCACCGATGTATGCCTGTGCGAGTTCACTTCCCACGGTCACTGCGGACTTGTTAAAGGGGAAACTATCCTCAACGATGCGACCCTTGAATTACTGGCAAAAACAGCCCTGTCGCACGCGAAAGCAGGTGCCGACATGGTTGCACCATCAGACATGATGGATGGCCGTGTTGCCGCCATTCGCGAAATACTGGATGAAAACGGTTACACCGACCTGCCGATCATGTCATATTCAGTTAAATATGCTTCCAGCTACTATGGACCCTTCCGTGAGGCTGCGGAAGGCGCTCCCCAGTTCGGTGACCGCAAAACCTACCAGATGGACCCGGCAAACGCGCGGGAAGGTCTGCGGGAAGCTGCAGCAGATGCCCTCGAAGGCGCGGACATCCTAATGGTTAAACCGGCAGGCCCGTACATGGACATCATCCGCCAGACCCGTGACAATTTCGATCTACCTATCGGAGCTTATCAGGTTAGTGGTGAATATTCCTTGATCAAAGCCGCGGCCTTGAACGATTGGGTTGACGAAGCAGCTGTTGTCTGGGAATCCCTCATCGGCCTCAAACGAGCCGGAGCGGATATAATCCTTACCTACTTCACAGAAGACGTACTCAAAAGACTAAACGAGAAATAATATGAGTGATAATAAAATGACTGGCGGACATCCCAGTGGTCATCCAGGCGGACACCCTGGACATCCGGGAGGACATCCCGGTGTACATCCCATTCCGAAAAAAAATGCTGACGGTTCTCCCCCGCTTAGACTTATCGCATGGGAGATCACCCGCTCCTGCAATCTGGCCTGCAAACACTGCCGTGCAGAAGCGCACCCGGAGCCATATCCGGGCGAACTTTCTACCGAAGAAGCAAAAGCGCTTATCGATACCTTTCCTGAAACAGGCGATCCGATCATCATCTTTACCGGCGGCGAGCCCTTGCTGCGCCACGATGTTTTCGAGCTGGTACAGTATGCCAATGACAAGGGGCTGCGCTGTGTTATGGCCCCCAACGGAACACTGCTTACCGCTGAGAACTCCGTACAGCTCAAAGAAGTCGGAATTCAACGCTGCTCAATCTCTATCGACGCCGCCGAAGCAAAATACCACGATGAATTTCGCGGTGAAGTGGGCGCATTCGAAAAAGCTATGCAGGGCATCCAATACCTCAAGGATGCCGGAATAGAATTCCAGATCAACACAACTGTGACCCGTAACAACCTGCACATGTTCAAGGATATCTTCAAGCTGGCCAAAGATCTTGGAGCATCCGCATGGCATATATTCCTGCTGGTTCCCACAGGACGGGCAGCCGAACTCGGCGCGGAGATTATTACCGCCGACGAATATGAAGAGGTCCTCAACTGGTTCTATGATTTCCAGAAGACAACCGACATGCAGCTCAAAGCCACCTGTGCTCCGCATTATCACCGTATACTGCGTCAGCGGGCCAAAGAGGAAGGCATCGCGGTCAATTTTGAAAACTTCGGATTAGACGCGGTCAGCCGAGGCTGCCTCGGCGGAGTGGGATTCTGTTTCATTTCCCATAGAGGACAGGTTCAGCCCTGCGGTTACCTTGATCTCGATTGCGGCAACGTGCGCGAGATTCCCTTCCCGGAAATCTGGGCAAAATCACCGCAATTCCTCAATCTGCGCAACCCGGACACCTATGACGGAAAATGCGGACACTGTGAATATGAAAAAGTCTGCGGCGGCTGCCGAGCCCGGGCACAGACAATGGAAAACAGTTACCTCGGCCCTGAACCGCTCTGTTCTTACGAGCCCAAGAAAAAGCCAAAGGACAAATAAATGGACGCAGTAGATAAACAAATTCTAGGCATTATACAGTCCGGGTTTCCCATCGTTTCCCGTCCGTATGATGAAATAGGCAAAATGGTGGGAGTTTCTGAAGACGAAGCACTTTCACGCGTGAACTCTCTGCGCGAAGACGGCGTAATACGCCGTATTGGTGCGAACTTCGGTTCCCTCGAACTGGGCTGGCACTCAACCCTTTGCGCGGCTAAAGTGCCCGAAGAAAAAATGGATGATTTTATTGCCGAGGTTAACAGCCATAGAGGCGTGACCCACAACTACCTGCGTGAAAACGACTTTAATATCTGGTTCACTTTCATCGGTCCGGACGAAGAGACTGTAAAGGCCACTCTTGATGCTATCAGTGAGAAAACCGGAGTCCATGTACTTTATCTGCCTGCCAGTAGATTGTTTAAAATCAAGGTTGATTTTGACATGAAAGACGATAAGGAGAAAAATTAATGTCCGCCAAAGAAACCATCATCTCCCCATCCCTGCTCTCATGTGATTTCAGCCGTCTTGCCGATGAGCTGAAAGCATTGGAAGAAGCAGGACTCAAATGGGCGCACCTTGATGTAATGGACGGTAAATTCGTACCGAATATAACTTTCGGACCTCCGGTAATTAAATCCATGCGCAAGGAGTGCAATCTGTTCTTCGATTGCCATCTGATGATTGAGCAGCCGGAGCGTTACATTGATGAATTCTGCGATGCCGGGGCAGATCTGCTCTGTATCCATGCGGAATCAACCGTGCATCTTGAACGCGCTGTAGCCGCCATTGCCGAACGCGGAGTAAAACCCGCAATCGCCTTGAATCCGGCAACACCTCTGGAATCAATCAAATACCTGATTCCGCAATTGCACATGGTGCTGATCATGTCCGTAAACCCCGGTTTCGGAGGACAGAAGTACATCCCCTTCTGCACTCAGAAAGTTCGGGACCTGCGGGCTATGATTGATGAAATGGGCGCAGAAACCCTCATTCAGCTGGATGGCGGTGTAACAATGGACAACTGCCGGGAGCTGGTAGAAGCTGGAGCAGATGTGCTTGTTTCAGGTTCTGCTTTCTTCAAGTATCCACCTTACGCGGAACGTCACAAGCTCTTTCTTGAAACCTGTGCAGGT is a window of Maridesulfovibrio sp. DNA encoding:
- the ahbC gene encoding 12,18-didecarboxysiroheme deacetylase; amino-acid sequence: MIGISKLYCGAVESSDALRYGRESGKLPSHLLQFSKDKKPVVVWNMTRRCNLKCVHCYAQAVDPDGQDEISTSKAKEIIDDLAAFGAPVMLFSGGEPLVRKDLVELASYATGKGMRAVISTNGTLITKEKARELKDVGLSYVGISLDGTEETHDKFRGVPGSYKKALEGVENCKAEGLKVGLRFTINKRNWTEVPSVFKVLRDLEVPRACFYHLVYSGRGSELIKEDLSHAETRQLLDLIMDETKALYDAGMPKEILTVDNHADGVYVYERLLREDPERAKEVLELLQFNEGNNSGRGIGCISWDGQVHADQFWRNHTFGNVLERPFSEIWMDENIELLHKLKDKKAHVGGRCAECRYLNICGGNFRARAEAYYDDIWAQDPACYLTDEEIKKD
- the hemB gene encoding porphobilinogen synthase, giving the protein MVFDFHRGRRLRRTPVIRDLVRETTLSANDLMMPYFVYETDDDNYKKEISSMPGQFQLSLKQLELKVEEAIANGLKSLILFGIPAEKDPVGTQAYADEGIVQQAIRMLKKRWPELLVCTDVCLCEFTSHGHCGLVKGETILNDATLELLAKTALSHAKAGADMVAPSDMMDGRVAAIREILDENGYTDLPIMSYSVKYASSYYGPFREAAEGAPQFGDRKTYQMDPANAREGLREAAADALEGADILMVKPAGPYMDIIRQTRDNFDLPIGAYQVSGEYSLIKAAALNDWVDEAAVVWESLIGLKRAGADIILTYFTEDVLKRLNEK
- the ahbD gene encoding heme b synthase, which translates into the protein MSDNKMTGGHPSGHPGGHPGHPGGHPGVHPIPKKNADGSPPLRLIAWEITRSCNLACKHCRAEAHPEPYPGELSTEEAKALIDTFPETGDPIIIFTGGEPLLRHDVFELVQYANDKGLRCVMAPNGTLLTAENSVQLKEVGIQRCSISIDAAEAKYHDEFRGEVGAFEKAMQGIQYLKDAGIEFQINTTVTRNNLHMFKDIFKLAKDLGASAWHIFLLVPTGRAAELGAEIITADEYEEVLNWFYDFQKTTDMQLKATCAPHYHRILRQRAKEEGIAVNFENFGLDAVSRGCLGGVGFCFISHRGQVQPCGYLDLDCGNVREIPFPEIWAKSPQFLNLRNPDTYDGKCGHCEYEKVCGGCRARAQTMENSYLGPEPLCSYEPKKKPKDK
- a CDS encoding AsnC family transcriptional regulator — encoded protein: MDAVDKQILGIIQSGFPIVSRPYDEIGKMVGVSEDEALSRVNSLREDGVIRRIGANFGSLELGWHSTLCAAKVPEEKMDDFIAEVNSHRGVTHNYLRENDFNIWFTFIGPDEETVKATLDAISEKTGVHVLYLPASRLFKIKVDFDMKDDKEKN
- the rpe gene encoding ribulose-phosphate 3-epimerase, with the translated sequence MSAKETIISPSLLSCDFSRLADELKALEEAGLKWAHLDVMDGKFVPNITFGPPVIKSMRKECNLFFDCHLMIEQPERYIDEFCDAGADLLCIHAESTVHLERAVAAIAERGVKPAIALNPATPLESIKYLIPQLHMVLIMSVNPGFGGQKYIPFCTQKVRDLRAMIDEMGAETLIQLDGGVTMDNCRELVEAGADVLVSGSAFFKYPPYAERHKLFLETCAG